In the genome of Streptomyces collinus, one region contains:
- a CDS encoding ABC transporter ATP-binding protein: protein MTVATGAPAGDKPDDRPGRQPDDRPATAGDPFDRDVLPTPPGATGALLRSLLAPMKARVAVTTFLLLLQQAVVQAGPLLVAYAIDRAVPAFRAQDHGPLIAVGAGYLGCALAAGGLQFAFVAAAARVSQDVLLDLRGRIFRHAQALSVDFHERYTSGRLISRSTADVESLRELLDEGLQELVTVILSFVYISAMLLWLDLGLGGVAVASLVPLYALVRWYRRRAARVYRARSTAIAAVIVKFVETMNGIRPVRAFRREAANDTDFGVLNRRHERVNGDALLEMARYVTGSRLVANTAVASIVLWGGYRVADGTLALGVLAAAVLYLRRLYDPIDRLGMFLNSYQSAAASLEKIAGLLAQTPSVPEPATPRQLPPLEGEHPGRAVAFDGVRFGYRTGGEVLPAFDLTLPAGQTVAVVGSTGAGKSTLAKLLARFYDPSGGRVLLDGVDLRDLSVPELRRGVVMVTQEAFLFSGTVADNIAIGRPDATREEIEQAAKEIGAHDFISSLPDGYDTDVRKRGGRISAGQRQLVAFARALLADPAVLILDEATSSLDVPGERAVQRAMTTVLKGRTAVVIAHRLSTVEIADRVLVMEHGRIVEDGEPSELIAGTGRFADLHRAWRDSLA from the coding sequence ATGACGGTGGCCACCGGCGCACCGGCCGGCGACAAACCCGACGACCGGCCCGGCCGGCAACCGGACGACCGGCCCGCCACAGCCGGCGACCCCTTCGACCGGGACGTCCTGCCCACTCCGCCGGGCGCCACCGGAGCCCTGCTGCGTTCCCTGCTCGCGCCCATGAAGGCCCGGGTCGCGGTCACCACGTTCCTGCTGCTGCTCCAGCAGGCGGTCGTACAGGCGGGCCCGCTGCTCGTGGCGTACGCCATCGACCGTGCCGTACCGGCCTTCCGGGCGCAGGACCACGGTCCGCTGATCGCGGTGGGCGCCGGCTATCTGGGGTGCGCACTGGCCGCGGGCGGGCTGCAGTTCGCGTTCGTCGCCGCCGCGGCCCGGGTCAGCCAGGACGTGCTGCTCGACCTGCGCGGCCGGATCTTCCGCCACGCGCAGGCGCTGAGCGTCGACTTCCATGAGCGCTACACCTCGGGCCGGCTCATCTCCCGCTCCACGGCCGACGTGGAGTCCCTGCGCGAGCTGCTGGACGAGGGCCTCCAGGAGCTCGTGACGGTCATCCTCTCCTTCGTCTACATCTCGGCGATGCTGCTCTGGCTCGACCTGGGTCTCGGGGGCGTGGCGGTGGCGTCCCTGGTGCCGCTGTACGCGCTCGTGCGCTGGTACCGGCGGCGGGCCGCCCGGGTGTACCGGGCGCGGTCGACGGCCATCGCGGCCGTCATCGTCAAGTTCGTCGAGACGATGAACGGCATCCGGCCGGTGCGCGCCTTCCGCCGCGAGGCCGCCAACGACACGGACTTCGGCGTGCTCAACCGGCGGCACGAACGGGTCAACGGCGACGCGCTGCTGGAGATGGCCCGCTACGTCACCGGCTCGCGGCTGGTCGCCAACACGGCGGTCGCATCGATCGTGCTGTGGGGCGGCTACCGGGTCGCGGACGGCACGCTGGCCCTCGGCGTGCTGGCGGCCGCGGTCCTGTACCTGCGGCGGCTGTACGACCCCATCGACCGGCTCGGGATGTTCCTCAACTCCTACCAGTCGGCGGCGGCCTCGCTGGAGAAGATCGCCGGCCTGCTCGCCCAGACCCCGTCGGTCCCCGAGCCGGCCACCCCCCGGCAGCTCCCGCCGCTCGAAGGCGAGCACCCCGGCCGCGCGGTGGCCTTCGACGGCGTCCGCTTCGGCTACCGCACCGGCGGCGAGGTGCTGCCCGCGTTCGACCTCACCCTGCCGGCCGGACAGACGGTCGCGGTCGTGGGCTCCACCGGCGCCGGGAAGTCGACCCTGGCCAAGCTGCTGGCCCGGTTCTACGACCCCTCCGGCGGCCGGGTGCTGCTGGACGGCGTCGACCTGCGCGACCTCTCCGTGCCCGAGCTGCGGCGCGGGGTGGTCATGGTGACGCAGGAGGCGTTCCTGTTCTCCGGCACGGTCGCCGACAACATCGCGATCGGCCGCCCGGACGCCACCCGCGAGGAGATCGAGCAGGCCGCCAAGGAGATCGGCGCACACGACTTCATCAGCAGCCTGCCCGACGGCTACGACACCGACGTACGCAAGCGGGGCGGCCGCATCTCCGCCGGGCAGCGGCAACTGGTGGCGTTCGCCCGGGCGTTGCTGGCCGACCCGGCGGTGCTGATCCTCGACGAGGCGACCAGCTCGCTGGACGTCCCCGGGGAGCGTGCGGTGCAGCGGGCCATGACGACGGTGCTGAAGGGCCGTACGGCGGTGGTCATCGCGCACCGGCTGTCGACCGTCGAGATCGCGGACCGGGTCCTGGTGATGGAGCACGGCCGGATCGTGGAGGACGGCGAACCGTCCGAACTCATCGCGGGCACGGGCAGGTTCGCGGATCTGCACCGGGCATG
- a CDS encoding ABC transporter ATP-binding protein: MATTPAPAQDRSAVRTLLRLWPYVRPVRARLFGAALVAIVASCVGLVIPLALKWMVDGPIADRDPAGVWLGALFLLLLGFTEALLFGLRRWLVARPLSHVEASMRAALYGHLQRLPVAFHDRWASGQLLSRGTTDLMLLRMFLAFPLTFLLVNGVTILVGVIIMLLQDWTLGLVILGPAVPVMVTCVIFERRYAKLARRAQDQVGDLTTVVEESVLGIRIIKGFGRHRSQERAFRDLSKTLRGTELRKARLLATIWGVIVTLPEVAIGAALVVGVVQVADGVLSAGTLVAFLSTALALRWPVESIGFLLAMSQEAATATERYFEVMDAEVEGAGGTPAAAATPGPGTGSAPDADSGSAPGTGSGSGSGTGSAQGPGSGSTPGLGSASGPGTRSAPGSGNGSRSRSGSGRAPASDAGFAPAFGSGSGSPSGTGPRPGSATVQEKGLRFHDVRFRYPDAPSDSLPVLQHIDLHIRPGESMALVGATGSGKTTLTALIPRLYELTSGRITLDGADITGLSREALRAKVAVAFEEPTLFSASVGDNVLMGAKDTAGHADLERALAVAQAGFVHSLPQGTDTPVGEQGLSLSGGQRQRLALARAVVAQPEFLVLDDPLSALDVHTEAAVEAALRQVLADTTALIVAHRPSTVLLADRVALLSGGRIAAVGTHHELLRTNAEYAYLMSGEEEGAR, translated from the coding sequence ATGGCCACGACACCAGCCCCCGCCCAGGACCGTTCCGCCGTGCGTACGCTGCTGCGCCTGTGGCCGTACGTGCGGCCCGTGCGGGCGCGGCTGTTCGGTGCCGCGTTGGTCGCCATAGTCGCCTCCTGCGTGGGCCTGGTGATCCCGCTCGCCCTGAAGTGGATGGTGGACGGGCCGATCGCCGACCGGGACCCGGCGGGCGTGTGGCTCGGCGCGCTGTTCCTGCTGCTGCTCGGCTTCACGGAGGCCCTGTTGTTCGGGCTGCGGAGGTGGCTGGTGGCCCGGCCGCTCTCGCATGTCGAGGCGTCGATGCGGGCGGCTCTGTACGGGCACCTCCAGCGGCTGCCGGTGGCCTTCCACGACCGGTGGGCCTCGGGGCAGTTGCTCTCCCGGGGGACGACGGACCTGATGCTGCTGCGCATGTTCCTCGCGTTTCCGCTGACGTTCCTCCTGGTCAACGGGGTGACGATCCTGGTCGGCGTGATCATCATGCTGCTCCAGGACTGGACGCTGGGGCTGGTCATCCTCGGGCCCGCCGTCCCCGTCATGGTCACGTGCGTGATCTTCGAGAGGCGTTACGCGAAGCTGGCCCGCCGCGCCCAGGACCAGGTCGGCGACCTGACGACGGTCGTCGAGGAGAGTGTGCTCGGCATCCGCATCATCAAGGGCTTCGGCCGCCACCGGAGCCAGGAGCGGGCGTTCCGGGACCTGTCGAAGACGCTGCGCGGCACGGAACTGCGCAAGGCGCGGCTGCTGGCGACGATCTGGGGCGTCATCGTGACGCTGCCGGAGGTGGCGATCGGGGCGGCTCTGGTGGTGGGGGTCGTCCAGGTGGCCGACGGTGTCCTGTCGGCCGGGACGCTGGTGGCGTTCCTGTCGACGGCGCTGGCGCTGCGGTGGCCGGTGGAGTCGATCGGTTTCCTGCTGGCGATGAGCCAGGAGGCGGCGACGGCGACGGAGCGGTACTTCGAGGTGATGGACGCGGAGGTGGAGGGGGCTGGCGGCACCCCGGCCGCGGCCGCGACCCCGGGCCCGGGCACCGGCTCCGCCCCGGACGCCGACTCGGGCTCCGCCCCCGGCACCGGCTCCGGCTCCGGCTCCGGCACGGGCTCCGCCCAGGGCCCCGGCTCCGGTTCCACCCCAGGCCTCGGCTCCGCTTCCGGCCCCGGCACCCGCTCCGCCCCGGGCTCCGGCAACGGCTCCCGCTCTCGTTCCGGCTCCGGCCGCGCCCCGGCCTCCGACGCGGGCTTCGCCCCGGCCTTCGGGTCTGGCTCCGGCTCGCCCTCCGGCACCGGACCCCGCCCCGGCTCGGCGACCGTCCAGGAAAAGGGGCTCCGTTTCCACGACGTCCGGTTCCGCTACCCCGACGCCCCGTCCGACAGCCTGCCCGTCCTTCAGCACATCGACCTGCACATCCGTCCGGGCGAGTCCATGGCGCTGGTCGGTGCCACCGGCAGCGGGAAGACCACCCTCACCGCGCTCATCCCCCGCCTGTACGAGCTGACCTCGGGCCGCATCACCCTCGACGGCGCCGACATCACCGGCCTGTCCAGGGAGGCGCTGCGCGCCAAGGTCGCCGTGGCCTTCGAGGAGCCCACGCTGTTCTCCGCCTCGGTGGGCGACAACGTTCTCATGGGGGCGAAGGACACCGCCGGCCATGCCGACCTGGAGCGCGCGCTCGCCGTCGCCCAGGCCGGCTTCGTGCACTCCCTGCCCCAGGGGACGGACACCCCGGTGGGCGAGCAGGGCCTCAGCCTCTCCGGCGGCCAGCGCCAGCGCCTCGCGCTCGCCCGGGCCGTCGTCGCGCAGCCGGAGTTCCTCGTCCTGGACGACCCGCTGTCGGCCCTGGACGTGCACACGGAGGCCGCCGTGGAGGCCGCCCTGCGGCAGGTCCTCGCGGACACAACCGCCCTGATCGTGGCGCACCGCCCCTCCACCGTGCTGCTCGCCGACCGTGTCGCGCTGCTGTCCGGCGGGAGGATCGCCGCGGTCGGCACCCACCACGAACTGCTGCGCACGAACGCCGAGTACGCGTATCTGATGTCAGGGGAAGAGGAGGGCGCCCGATGA
- a CDS encoding right-handed parallel beta-helix repeat-containing protein, translating into MNKCHIAPLACAAALLGTGLGAAAPTATHTVHLVRPGESIQKAVDSARPGDTVLLARGTHRESVSVSTPGLTLRGMGRGTVLRPQAGAGAATAPDAGGAAAGCAAAGNGICVEGTRDHNVDGVTIASLTVRGFGKSGIHAREADGLTVQNVHAVENGVWGIATEQSARGTFRGNTARDNGDAGLFLANTVTEELGAMDTGGTVVEHNRLQGNRIGATVRRLRNLTVSDNHLTGNCAGLFVVGDENKPKAGLVTVRENRIERNNKSCPKTARLDALQGSGIVLTGTEDNLVTHNVIRDNVGTSPLSGGIVVFKSFVGTTSERNRVSDNLLQGNAPADLVNTDPGQGNTFQGNTCRLSQPAGLC; encoded by the coding sequence ATGAATAAATGTCATATCGCACCTCTGGCATGCGCGGCGGCGCTGCTCGGGACGGGCCTCGGCGCCGCCGCGCCGACCGCCACCCACACGGTCCATCTGGTGAGACCGGGGGAGTCGATCCAGAAGGCGGTCGACTCCGCCCGGCCGGGCGACACTGTTCTGCTCGCCCGCGGCACCCACCGCGAGAGCGTCAGCGTGAGCACGCCCGGACTCACCCTGCGCGGCATGGGCCGCGGCACGGTCCTCCGCCCGCAGGCGGGGGCCGGCGCCGCGACCGCACCGGACGCCGGGGGGGCCGCCGCCGGCTGCGCCGCGGCCGGCAACGGCATCTGCGTCGAGGGCACGCGGGACCACAACGTCGACGGCGTCACCATCGCCTCCCTGACGGTGAGGGGCTTCGGCAAGTCCGGCATCCACGCCCGTGAGGCCGACGGACTGACCGTGCAGAACGTCCACGCCGTCGAGAACGGGGTGTGGGGCATCGCCACGGAGCAGTCGGCCCGCGGGACGTTCCGCGGCAACACCGCCCGGGACAACGGAGACGCGGGCCTGTTCCTCGCCAACACGGTCACGGAGGAACTGGGGGCCATGGACACCGGGGGGACGGTGGTCGAGCACAACCGGCTGCAGGGCAACCGGATCGGCGCCACCGTCCGCCGGCTGCGCAACCTGACGGTCTCGGACAACCACCTCACGGGCAACTGCGCGGGCCTGTTCGTCGTCGGCGACGAGAACAAGCCCAAGGCCGGCCTCGTGACCGTGCGCGAGAACCGCATCGAACGCAACAACAAGTCCTGCCCGAAGACCGCCCGGCTGGACGCCCTGCAGGGATCCGGCATCGTCCTGACGGGCACCGAGGACAACCTGGTCACCCACAACGTGATCAGGGACAACGTCGGCACGTCCCCGCTGTCGGGCGGCATCGTCGTGTTCAAGAGCTTCGTCGGCACCACCAGCGAGCGCAACCGGGTCAGCGACAACCTGCTGCAGGGCAACGCTCCGGCGGACCTGGTCAACACGGACCCGGGTCAGGGCAACACCTTCCAGGGCAACACCTGCCGGCTGTCCCAGCCCGCCGGCCTGTGCTGA
- a CDS encoding methyltransferase encodes MTTTQPAPPPSMRLRELAFGAACAAALRAAARLGIADVLGEDPMAAEDIAAAVKTEPGPLRRLLRALSCHGVFTERPDGTFAHTDVSRLLREDDPHSLRAITLWCTEPWTWDVWPKLDEAVRTGRNVVEDLYGKEFFPYLNEDAPESADVFNRAMTTSSVQSAQDVAAFLDLTGCTSVADVGGGQGHVVASLLDKYPDLRGTLLDLPRVVENAVPRLRTGGDLADRAHVVPGDVRTAVPVKADVYVIKNILEWDDESTTRTLRNVREAGGPGTRVVVIENLVDDSPSMRFSTAMDLLLLLNVGGAKHTRQSMVDRLTEAGLVIDDISPVNPYLHAFDCHIPG; translated from the coding sequence ATGACGACCACCCAGCCCGCGCCTCCGCCGTCCATGCGGCTGCGGGAACTCGCCTTCGGTGCGGCATGCGCCGCCGCCCTGCGCGCGGCCGCCCGTCTGGGAATCGCCGACGTCCTCGGCGAGGACCCCATGGCCGCGGAGGACATCGCGGCCGCGGTGAAGACCGAACCCGGACCGCTGCGACGGCTCCTGCGAGCCCTGTCCTGCCACGGCGTCTTCACGGAACGCCCGGACGGGACGTTCGCGCACACCGACGTCTCCCGGCTGCTGCGCGAGGACGACCCCCACAGCCTGCGCGCCATCACGCTGTGGTGCACCGAGCCGTGGACCTGGGACGTCTGGCCGAAGCTGGACGAGGCGGTGCGCACCGGCCGCAACGTGGTGGAGGACCTGTACGGCAAGGAGTTCTTCCCCTACCTCAACGAGGACGCCCCGGAGTCGGCGGACGTCTTCAACCGCGCCATGACGACCTCCAGCGTGCAGTCGGCGCAGGACGTCGCCGCGTTCCTCGACCTCACGGGATGCACCTCGGTGGCCGACGTCGGCGGCGGCCAGGGGCACGTCGTGGCGAGCCTGCTCGACAAGTACCCGGACCTGCGCGGGACGCTGCTCGACCTCCCCCGGGTGGTGGAGAACGCCGTCCCGAGACTGCGCACGGGCGGCGACCTCGCGGACCGCGCGCACGTCGTGCCCGGCGACGTCCGGACGGCCGTCCCGGTGAAGGCCGACGTCTACGTGATCAAGAACATCCTGGAGTGGGACGACGAGAGCACCACCCGCACGCTGCGCAACGTCCGCGAGGCCGGCGGCCCCGGGACGCGCGTGGTGGTCATCGAGAACCTCGTCGACGACTCGCCCTCGATGCGGTTCAGCACCGCGATGGACCTGCTGCTGCTCCTCAACGTCGGCGGGGCCAAGCACACCCGGCAGAGCATGGTGGACCGGCTCACCGAGGCCGGCCTGGTCATCGACGACATCAGCCCGGTCAACCCCTATCTGCACGCGTTCGACTGCCACATCCCCGGCTGA
- a CDS encoding TcmI family type II polyketide cyclase has protein sequence MHQALIVARMAPGSAPDIAKVFEESDRGELPHLVGVTRRSLFQFGDVYLHLIEAERDPGPAIAKITGHPEFRDVSERLSAYVSAYDPATWRSPKDAMAQRFYLWEREPAG, from the coding sequence ATGCACCAAGCCCTGATCGTCGCCCGCATGGCCCCGGGGTCGGCGCCCGACATCGCCAAGGTGTTCGAGGAGTCCGACCGGGGGGAGCTGCCGCACCTCGTCGGTGTGACCCGGCGCAGCCTCTTCCAGTTCGGCGATGTGTACCTGCACCTGATCGAGGCCGAGCGCGACCCCGGGCCGGCCATCGCCAAGATCACCGGCCATCCCGAGTTCCGGGACGTCAGCGAGCGCCTGTCCGCGTACGTCAGCGCGTACGACCCCGCGACCTGGCGTTCCCCGAAGGACGCCATGGCGCAGCGCTTCTACCTCTGGGAGCGCGAGCCGGCCGGCTGA
- a CDS encoding SRPBCC family protein: MTGHTQNEITIAAPVDLVWEVTNDLENWPQLFSEYASVEILSREGHRTTFRLTMHPDENGTVWSWVSEREPDRDALTVKARRVETGPFAHMDIHWRYEEVPAGTRMVWTQDFAMKPDAPVDDAWMTDNINRNSKVQMALIRERVEKIAAERGASAGLTD, from the coding sequence ATGACCGGACACACACAGAACGAGATCACCATCGCCGCGCCGGTGGACCTGGTCTGGGAGGTGACCAACGACCTGGAGAACTGGCCGCAGCTGTTCAGCGAGTACGCCTCCGTCGAGATCCTCTCCCGGGAGGGCCACAGGACGACCTTCCGGCTGACGATGCACCCGGACGAGAACGGCACCGTGTGGAGCTGGGTCTCCGAGCGCGAGCCGGACCGCGACGCGCTCACCGTCAAGGCCCGCCGCGTCGAGACGGGACCCTTCGCCCACATGGACATCCACTGGCGGTACGAGGAGGTCCCGGCCGGCACGCGGATGGTCTGGACGCAGGACTTCGCGATGAAGCCGGACGCGCCGGTCGACGACGCGTGGATGACGGACAACATCAACCGGAACTCCAAGGTGCAGATGGCCCTGATCCGTGAGCGCGTCGAGAAGATCGCCGCGGAGCGCGGTGCGAGTGCCGGTCTGACCGACTGA
- a CDS encoding acyl carrier protein — MNDRISVEELSELMKKCTGVTVAPEELRRDGTAFESLGVDSLGLLGIVGELENRYGTPMPTDAERSKTPRQFLDLVNGALLAGA; from the coding sequence ATGAACGACCGCATCTCGGTGGAAGAGCTGTCCGAACTCATGAAGAAGTGCACCGGTGTCACCGTCGCCCCGGAGGAACTCCGCCGCGACGGGACGGCCTTCGAAAGCCTCGGCGTCGACTCGCTGGGCCTGCTGGGCATCGTGGGCGAGCTGGAGAACCGGTACGGCACGCCGATGCCGACCGACGCCGAACGCTCCAAGACGCCCCGGCAGTTCCTCGACCTCGTCAACGGTGCCCTCCTGGCAGGAGCGTGA
- a CDS encoding ketosynthase chain-length factor, translating into MSEPRPQRVAVTGIGVVAPNGSSTETFWKSTREGISVLDRVTREGCEHLPLRVAGQVRGFDPSAAIEERFLVQTDRFTHFAMAAADLALDDARLPRSVTDEVPFSVGVVTAAGSGGGEFGQRELQQLWGKGSRFVGPYQSIAWFYAASTGQISIRRGFKGPCSVVAADEAGGLDALAHAARAVRRGTDVIVAGATEAPIAPYSVVCQLGYEELSTVDDPTRAYRPFTSAACGFVPAEGGAMVVVEAEGTARERGAPVRAHLAGHAATFTGASRWEESREGLAQAVRGALAEAGCAPEEIDVVFADALGVPEADRAEALAIADALGAHGTRVPVTAPKTGIGRGYCAAPLMDAAAAVLSMEHGLIPPTPNVFDICHDLDLVTGRARTAEVRTALVLSRGLMGSNSALVLRHGAADASS; encoded by the coding sequence ATGAGCGAACCTCGTCCACAGCGCGTGGCCGTCACGGGTATCGGTGTGGTCGCGCCCAACGGATCCAGTACCGAGACCTTCTGGAAGTCCACCAGGGAGGGCATCAGCGTCCTGGACCGCGTCACCCGGGAGGGCTGTGAGCATCTGCCGCTGCGGGTGGCGGGCCAGGTGCGCGGCTTCGACCCGTCGGCGGCGATCGAGGAGCGCTTCCTGGTCCAGACCGACCGGTTCACGCACTTCGCGATGGCGGCGGCCGACCTCGCGCTCGACGACGCCCGGCTCCCCCGGTCCGTGACCGACGAGGTGCCGTTCTCCGTCGGTGTGGTCACCGCGGCCGGTTCCGGCGGCGGCGAGTTCGGACAGCGCGAGCTCCAGCAGCTGTGGGGCAAGGGCAGTCGCTTCGTCGGTCCGTACCAGTCCATCGCCTGGTTCTATGCCGCCAGCACCGGCCAGATCTCCATCCGCCGCGGTTTCAAGGGCCCCTGCTCGGTCGTCGCCGCCGACGAGGCCGGCGGCCTGGACGCCCTCGCCCACGCGGCACGAGCCGTACGGCGCGGCACCGATGTGATCGTGGCCGGGGCGACCGAGGCGCCGATCGCGCCCTACTCGGTGGTCTGCCAGCTCGGCTACGAGGAACTCAGCACGGTCGACGACCCGACCCGTGCCTACCGCCCGTTCACGTCCGCGGCCTGCGGGTTCGTGCCCGCTGAGGGGGGCGCCATGGTCGTGGTGGAGGCGGAGGGCACAGCCCGGGAGCGGGGCGCGCCCGTGCGGGCCCACCTGGCCGGACACGCGGCGACCTTCACGGGGGCCTCCCGCTGGGAGGAGTCCCGGGAAGGACTCGCCCAGGCCGTCCGGGGTGCTCTGGCGGAGGCCGGCTGCGCCCCCGAGGAGATCGACGTGGTGTTCGCCGACGCCCTCGGCGTACCGGAGGCGGACCGGGCGGAGGCCCTGGCCATCGCCGACGCTCTCGGGGCCCATGGCACCCGGGTGCCCGTCACCGCGCCGAAGACCGGCATCGGCCGGGGCTACTGCGCGGCGCCGCTGATGGACGCCGCGGCGGCGGTGCTGTCGATGGAGCACGGTCTGATCCCGCCCACCCCCAACGTCTTCGACATCTGCCACGACCTCGACCTCGTGACAGGCCGGGCCCGTACCGCCGAGGTACGCACGGCGCTGGTGCTGAGCCGGGGACTCATGGGGTCGAACTCGGCGCTGGTGCTGAGGCACGGCGCCGCCGACGCCTCGTCGTGA
- a CDS encoding beta-ketoacyl-[acyl-carrier-protein] synthase family protein: protein MTRRVAVTGIGIVAPGGIGVPAFWNLLAAGRTATRAITFFDPSGLRSRIAAECDFDPTAHGLDPRDVERSDRYIQFAMVAGDEAVRDAGLDLAAEDPWRVGVSLGTAVGGTTRLEHDYVLVSHGGQRWDVDHREAGPDLHRAFTPGALASTVAERFGARGPVQTVSTGCTSGLDAVGYAFHTVEEGRADICIAGASDSPISPITMACFDAIKATSPNNDDPAHASRPFDADRDGFVMGEGGAVLVLEELEHARARGARVYCELGGYATFGNAYHMTGLTSEGVEMARAIDDALDHARLDPTAIDYVNAHGSGTKQNDRHETAAVKRVLGPHAYETPMSSIKSMVGHSLGAIGAIELVACVLALTHQVVPPTANYETPDPECDLDYVPREARERKLDSVLSVGSGFGGFQSAVVMNRPRETSR, encoded by the coding sequence ATGACCAGGCGAGTGGCGGTCACCGGCATAGGCATCGTCGCTCCCGGGGGCATAGGCGTACCGGCGTTCTGGAACCTCCTGGCGGCCGGGCGCACCGCGACACGGGCCATCACGTTCTTCGACCCGTCCGGTCTGCGGTCGCGGATCGCCGCCGAGTGCGACTTCGACCCCACTGCCCACGGCCTGGACCCGCGGGACGTGGAACGAAGCGACCGCTACATCCAGTTCGCCATGGTCGCGGGCGACGAGGCGGTACGGGACGCCGGTCTCGATCTCGCCGCCGAGGACCCCTGGCGCGTCGGCGTCTCGCTCGGCACCGCGGTCGGCGGCACCACCCGGCTGGAGCACGACTACGTGCTGGTCAGCCACGGCGGGCAGCGCTGGGACGTGGACCACCGGGAAGCGGGCCCCGACCTGCACCGGGCGTTCACGCCCGGCGCCCTCGCCTCGACGGTGGCGGAGCGGTTCGGAGCGCGCGGCCCGGTGCAGACCGTGTCCACGGGCTGCACCTCCGGGCTCGACGCGGTCGGCTACGCCTTCCACACCGTGGAGGAAGGCCGGGCCGACATCTGCATAGCCGGCGCCTCGGACTCGCCGATCTCCCCGATCACCATGGCCTGCTTCGACGCGATCAAGGCCACCTCCCCGAACAACGACGACCCGGCCCACGCCTCGCGTCCCTTCGACGCCGACCGCGACGGATTCGTCATGGGCGAGGGCGGCGCCGTACTCGTCCTGGAGGAGCTCGAACACGCCAGGGCCCGCGGTGCGCGCGTGTACTGCGAACTCGGCGGCTACGCCACCTTCGGCAACGCCTACCACATGACCGGCCTCACCAGCGAGGGCGTGGAGATGGCCCGCGCCATCGACGACGCCCTCGACCACGCGCGGCTCGACCCCACCGCGATCGACTACGTCAACGCGCACGGCTCGGGCACCAAGCAGAACGACCGCCACGAGACCGCAGCGGTCAAGCGGGTCCTGGGACCGCACGCCTACGAAACCCCCATGAGTTCCATCAAGTCGATGGTGGGCCACTCCCTGGGCGCCATCGGAGCGATCGAACTCGTCGCCTGTGTGCTGGCCCTGACGCACCAGGTGGTGCCGCCGACCGCGAACTACGAGACCCCCGACCCCGAGTGCGACCTGGACTACGTCCCCCGCGAGGCGAGGGAGCGCAAGCTCGACAGCGTGCTCTCGGTGGGCAGCGGATTCGGCGGCTTCCAGTCCGCGGTGGTCATGAACCGGCCGAGGGAGACGTCACGATGA
- a CDS encoding cupin domain-containing protein has protein sequence MITSRPNIVSLSDVEPNRRRGGDLRAMLTPAAVGATSGFMGVALIEPGDRIGEHYHPYSEEFVYVVCGQLEVDLDGEPHPLRPEQGLLIPVNVRHRFRNVGKEEARLVFHLGPLAPSPPLGHVDTEETDAESAVVGAEAAARRQVHS, from the coding sequence GTGATCACATCTCGTCCCAACATCGTGAGCCTGAGCGACGTCGAGCCCAACCGCCGCCGAGGCGGTGACCTGCGCGCCATGCTCACTCCGGCCGCGGTGGGCGCCACCAGTGGATTCATGGGCGTGGCGCTCATCGAACCCGGTGACCGAATCGGTGAGCACTACCACCCGTACTCCGAGGAGTTCGTGTACGTGGTGTGCGGGCAGCTCGAGGTGGACCTGGACGGCGAGCCGCACCCGCTCCGGCCCGAGCAGGGGCTGCTGATCCCCGTCAACGTGCGCCACCGCTTCCGCAATGTCGGCAAGGAGGAGGCCAGGCTGGTCTTCCACCTCGGCCCCCTGGCGCCGAGTCCGCCGCTGGGCCACGTCGACACCGAGGAGACCGACGCCGAGTCCGCGGTGGTGGGAGCGGAGGCTGCCGCACGACGTCAGGTCCACTCATGA